A genomic region of Lytechinus pictus isolate F3 Inbred chromosome 2, Lp3.0, whole genome shotgun sequence contains the following coding sequences:
- the LOC129253707 gene encoding synergin gamma-like — translation MARRGQRSDLHVVYHTPTEDDDESFDDFKSAPSDSGPAESELDPSPVPFPPGHGLKSSASPVGQVKHSAGASHVPVLVPPKGMSSSTFTAIAPPPHKTKPGSNAVRLCGSEEKLRTGNDDFGDFKAAGGEAPIPSLGLKGKDEWGSFAGQQFKHSASESNLQGLNDRYAALRDMGSSLFDSDPLTTSQPAIGVAGNEEGEFADFQQAGVLPVSLSDTASMNIPGNQGSSFSVTEHHHQQNLGFAAFSPPKEGSDWAETAKQDRDITTSSPHEEEFEGFFSTRSNDSNKDVKNQNDEVVTDKYSSLAGLHSFLVDKDDEVEESFFGDFQASLKPHAPTSSASGSSSKTSVVPSNSGITLFRLTPPPMTSSSPSEDTPGDDRFNALRDLSAVDPFDDVVTSPGIDGTGADYYETQFTTVENVKVSHKAELELDDLNINDLPQTTPHELELTLDTPSSTTNKSFPIGSINQLDLKNYDLDLTMESNAKGITNEPRERVESFGDFTAASTSEQAPCAKDDSGGLSSSSGPPPSASVQSETSFFGDRYSQVAGDSSNEGRHSSEWEKCLIKCYEVMSKANSIFNNISTSSVCSEVIGSSAGVDYLTGVIEVYRVACRIITSIQALGKY, via the exons ATGGCTCGCAGAGGTCAAAGATCCGACCTACATGTTGTGT ATCATACACCAacggaagatgatgatgagtcTTTTGATGACTTCAAGTCTGCTCCTTCTGATAGTGGACCTGCTGAATCAGAGCTGGATCCGTCTCCGGTACCATTCCCTCCTGGGCATGGTCTCAAGTCATCGGCCAGTCCTGTTGGTCAAGTAAAACATTCTGCAGGAGCTAGTCATGTACCAGTCTTAGTCCCACCAAAAGGAATGTCTTCTAGTACCTTTACTGCAATAGCACCTCCACCACACAAAACTAAACCAGGAAGCAATGCAGTGAGACTGTGTGGATCAGAAGAGAAGCTGAGGACAGGAAATGATGACTTTGGAGATTTTAAGGCAGCTGGTGGTGAGGCCCCAATCCCTTCGCTTGGTCTAAAAGGAAAGGACGAATGGGGATCATTTGCTGGACAACAGTTCAAGCATTCTGCTTCAGAATCAAATCTGCAAGGATTGAATGATCGCTATGCAGCTCTGCGTGATATGGGAAGTAGTCTCTTTGATTCAGACCCACTAACTACAAGCCAGCCTGCCATTGGTGTAGCAGGAAATGAGGAGGGTGAGTTCGCAGATTTCCAACAAGCAGGTGTCCTTCCTGTATCATTGTCTGACACAGCAAGCATGAATATTCCTGGAAATCAAGGAAGTTCTTTTTCAGTGACtgaacatcatcatcagcaaaACCTTGGTTTTGCTGCATTTTCTCCTCCAAAAGAAGGGTCTGACTGGGCAGAAACAGCAAAGCAAGATAGAGATATTACAACATCTAGTCCCCATGAAGAGGAATTTGAAGGCTTTTTTAGTACAAGGTCCAATGATTCAAATAAAGATGTAAAAAACCAAAATGATGAAGTGGTCACTGATAAATATAGCTCATTGGCTGGACTGCACTCCTTTTTAGTGGATAAAGATGATGAAGTGGAAGAGTCTTTCTTTGGAGATTTTCAGGCAAGTTTGAAACCTCATGCACCAACCTCTTCTGCATCAGGATCATCAAGTAAAACTTCTGTGGTGCCATCAAACTCTGGAATTACTTTGTTCCGTCTTACCCCTCCTCCCATGACATCATCCTCTCCTAGTGAAGATACTCCAGGTGATGATCGTTTCAATGCGCTCAGAGATCTTTCAGCTGTGGATCCGTTTGATGATGTTGTTACTTCTCCAGGCATAGATGGTACAGGGGCTGACTATTATGAAACACAGTTTACTACTGTAGAGAATGTAAAAGTATCCCATAAAGCAGAATTAGAATTAGATGATTTAAACATTAATGACCTTCCCCAGACAACTCCACATGAATTGGAACTCACTCTTGACACTCCAAGTAGCACCACAAATAAATCTTTTCCAATTGGGTCCATCAATCAATTAGATTTGAAAAACTATGACCTAGATCTGACCATGGAAAGCAATGCTAAAGGGATTACTAATGAGCCAAGAGAGAGGGTTGAATCATTTGGTGATTTTACTGCAGCCAGTACATCTGAACAGGCTCCTTGTGCTAAAG ATGATTCTGGAGGATTATCTTCATCAAGTGGTCCCCCTCCCTCTGCTTCTGTACAGAGTGAAACATCATTCTTTGGAGATAGATACTCTCAAGTTGCTGGTGATTCTTCT AATGAAGGACGCCATTCATCTGAATGGGAGAAGTGTCTCATCAAGTGTTATGAAGTGATGAGTAAAGCAAACTCGATCTTCAATAACATAAGTACTTCATCAGTTTGTAGTGAAGTTATTGGATCATCTGCAGGGGTTGATTATTTAACAG